In Thermococcus sp. JdF3, a genomic segment contains:
- a CDS encoding proton-conducting transporter membrane subunit encodes MINELLIILLAPLIAGVIAWALDIRGLREGIGIIGAAVPLAMLAKLYSTVLSEPVEYSITVNGFTLQFQLNTMSWYFAVIASLVGLAMALGMAVTSRNSYDWLFALMSYTGVLGVFLSQDFVSFFLLWELMTFASFMMVLRRNRHESLKYFVLSVIGAYAMLIAIGMLYAKTGALDFASIRQALYMDAAMGTITTREMAVIFGLFLTAFGVKAGAFPLHVWAPGAYSETDQSYTAFFSGALSKAGAYGFLLLYILMGYKLYTAFGTFHNHLVFAYIIAWIGALTVVVASFLAVLQEDIRKLFAYSSVGQVGYILLAFGLGSTLGFAGGLFHVLSHAVFKGLFWLVTAAIILQTGKTQFKDMGGLAEKMPFTFAMGLIAVLSLSGIPPMAGFASKWLIYEAAISAHMPLVAGAIFLGSGLAFAYVVRFLYSVWFGQRPSDLEDVKEAPLPLLIAMAILAIPNLLFGVAPGLVTEYINKMLGGEVVGGDYYKLVTPTGTYNALLVTIVLMIGLAIAGLIYLYGAKVRKISVTNTYQSGNPVTEEFNLSIRKNFYMPLAEALDFWLKRSFDRFYERLAGMAEDFADSLRQAFYNGNVQSYSWYLVIVLLILALWGVL; translated from the coding sequence ATGATTAACGAGCTGCTTATCATCCTCCTCGCGCCCCTGATTGCCGGTGTCATCGCGTGGGCGCTTGACATCAGGGGTCTCAGGGAGGGAATCGGCATCATCGGTGCCGCCGTACCTCTGGCCATGCTGGCCAAGCTCTACTCGACCGTCCTCAGCGAGCCGGTCGAATACTCGATCACCGTGAACGGGTTCACCCTCCAGTTCCAGCTCAACACCATGAGCTGGTACTTCGCGGTCATCGCTTCGCTCGTCGGCCTGGCAATGGCACTCGGAATGGCCGTGACCTCCAGGAACTCTTACGACTGGCTCTTCGCGCTCATGAGTTACACTGGAGTGCTCGGCGTCTTCCTTAGCCAGGACTTCGTGAGCTTCTTCCTGCTCTGGGAGCTCATGACCTTTGCCAGCTTCATGATGGTGCTCAGGAGGAACAGGCACGAGTCGCTGAAGTACTTCGTTCTCAGCGTCATCGGAGCCTACGCCATGCTCATAGCCATCGGAATGCTCTACGCCAAGACCGGTGCCCTTGACTTTGCGTCCATCAGGCAGGCGCTCTACATGGACGCGGCCATGGGCACCATAACGACCAGGGAGATGGCGGTGATATTCGGCCTCTTCCTGACGGCATTTGGCGTCAAGGCCGGTGCCTTCCCGCTCCACGTCTGGGCGCCGGGAGCCTACAGCGAGACCGACCAGAGCTACACCGCCTTCTTCAGCGGCGCCCTCAGCAAGGCGGGAGCCTACGGTTTCCTCCTGCTCTACATCCTCATGGGCTACAAGCTCTACACCGCCTTCGGAACCTTCCACAACCACCTGGTCTTCGCGTACATAATCGCCTGGATAGGCGCCCTCACCGTCGTGGTAGCCAGCTTCCTGGCCGTGCTTCAGGAGGACATCAGGAAGCTCTTCGCCTACTCCTCCGTTGGCCAGGTCGGCTACATACTGCTCGCTTTCGGCCTCGGAAGCACCCTGGGATTCGCGGGAGGCCTCTTCCACGTGCTCAGCCACGCGGTCTTCAAGGGCCTCTTCTGGCTCGTCACGGCTGCCATAATCCTCCAGACCGGCAAGACCCAGTTCAAGGACATGGGAGGCCTGGCCGAGAAGATGCCGTTCACCTTCGCCATGGGCCTCATAGCGGTGCTGAGCCTTTCGGGAATCCCGCCGATGGCGGGCTTCGCCAGCAAGTGGCTCATCTACGAGGCGGCCATCAGCGCCCACATGCCCCTCGTCGCAGGTGCAATATTCCTCGGAAGCGGCCTGGCCTTTGCCTACGTTGTCAGGTTCCTCTACTCCGTCTGGTTCGGTCAGAGGCCGAGCGACCTTGAGGACGTCAAGGAGGCCCCGCTTCCGCTCCTGATAGCCATGGCCATACTGGCCATCCCGAACCTGCTCTTCGGTGTGGCTCCGGGCCTGGTCACGGAGTACATAAACAAGATGCTCGGTGGAGAGGTCGTCGGCGGCGACTACTACAAGCTTGTTACCCCGACCGGAACCTACAACGCCCTGCTCGTGACGATAGTCCTCATGATAGGCCTCGCCATAGCCGGGCTGATATACCTCTACGGCGCAAAGGTGAGGAAGATAAGCGTGACCAACACCTACCAGTCCGGTAACCCGGTCACCGAGGAGTTCAACCTGAGCATCAGGAAGAACTTCTACATGCCGCTGGCAGAGGCCCTCGACTTCTGGCTCAAGAGGAGCTTCGACAGGTTCTACGAGAGGTTAGCGGGCATGGCTGAGGACTTCGCCGACTCCCTCAGGCAGGCGTTCTACAACGGAAACGTCCAGAGCTACTCATGGTATCTGGTGATAGTGCTCCTTATACTCGCGCTGTGGGGGGTGCTGTGA
- a CDS encoding respiratory chain complex I subunit 1 family protein, producing the protein MIDWKLVLEVIGMLIYATFMGFIFMGIERKAMARIQRRVGPPIYQPIIDTLKLLGKKESVTHGFIYDFGPIFALGASIAALLFIPIANFQLFSANADLIVVAYLLEVPMLGIMLGAMSSGNPYSAVGVQRGLLTMVAMQLPYGLALIALIQHWGTFKLSEIVALQQTQGWSVLVPALLLALIVFDIVFQAMLGLEPFDIITAPAEISMGPMVEYGGKHAALLFTQHAVQLFAETAFFAVLFLGGASNLLELLVKQIAVLFIAIFVASIYPRFTIDQAAKFFWKWPTILGIIAVLLTV; encoded by the coding sequence ATGATAGACTGGAAACTCGTGCTTGAAGTCATAGGAATGCTGATATACGCCACCTTCATGGGCTTCATATTCATGGGCATTGAGAGAAAGGCAATGGCCAGGATACAGAGGCGCGTCGGACCTCCGATATACCAGCCGATAATAGACACCCTTAAACTCCTCGGCAAGAAGGAGAGCGTTACCCACGGGTTCATCTACGACTTCGGACCGATATTCGCGCTCGGGGCCAGCATAGCTGCGCTCCTCTTTATCCCCATCGCCAACTTCCAGCTCTTCAGTGCCAACGCAGACCTCATCGTCGTTGCATACCTCCTTGAGGTTCCGATGCTCGGCATAATGCTCGGTGCCATGAGCTCGGGCAACCCGTACTCGGCGGTCGGTGTCCAGCGTGGACTGCTCACCATGGTTGCCATGCAGCTCCCCTATGGTCTGGCGCTGATAGCGCTCATACAGCACTGGGGAACCTTTAAGCTCAGCGAGATAGTGGCCCTCCAGCAGACCCAGGGATGGAGCGTGCTGGTTCCCGCGCTGCTCCTCGCCCTGATAGTCTTCGACATAGTCTTCCAGGCTATGCTCGGCCTTGAGCCCTTCGACATAATCACCGCCCCGGCGGAAATCTCCATGGGTCCGATGGTCGAGTACGGAGGCAAGCACGCGGCACTGCTCTTCACCCAGCACGCGGTACAGCTCTTCGCAGAGACGGCGTTCTTTGCAGTGCTCTTCCTCGGTGGGGCAAGCAACCTGCTCGAGCTGCTGGTCAAGCAGATAGCGGTGCTTTTCATAGCGATATTCGTGGCCAGCATCTACCCGAGGTTCACCATAGACCAGGCGGCCAAGTTCTTCTGGAAGTGGCCGACCATACTGGGAATAATAGCCGTGCTCCTGACGGTGTGA
- a CDS encoding NADH-quinone oxidoreductase subunit B family protein, with translation MSERKNDGFINYELQEFKLFEPLFKWARKKSLWIVAFCTGCGGIEMPPLATARYDFERFGIMPNPAPRMGDLFLITGYVTPKTLKRIIITYEMMQDPKYVMIHGSCPINGGVYWDSYNVVKQLDKYLPVDVAIAGCMPRAEAVMDGIMEIMRKIEDGTADGWKRYRENYEYYRKNQDELFGEGWREKDARRWLAWI, from the coding sequence ATGAGCGAGAGAAAGAATGACGGGTTCATAAACTACGAGCTCCAGGAGTTCAAGCTCTTCGAGCCCCTGTTCAAGTGGGCCAGGAAAAAGAGCCTCTGGATAGTGGCCTTCTGTACCGGATGCGGCGGTATCGAGATGCCGCCGCTGGCCACCGCCAGGTACGACTTCGAGCGCTTCGGAATAATGCCCAACCCGGCACCGAGGATGGGTGACCTGTTCCTCATCACGGGCTACGTCACCCCGAAGACCCTCAAGAGGATAATCATAACCTACGAGATGATGCAGGACCCGAAGTACGTCATGATACACGGCTCATGCCCGATAAACGGCGGAGTCTACTGGGACTCATACAACGTTGTCAAGCAACTCGACAAGTACCTGCCTGTTGACGTGGCGATAGCTGGATGCATGCCAAGGGCAGAGGCGGTCATGGACGGAATAATGGAGATAATGCGCAAGATAGAGGATGGAACCGCCGACGGCTGGAAGCGCTACAGGGAGAACTACGAGTACTACCGGAAGAATCAGGATGAGCTGTTTGGTGAAGGATGGCGCGAGAAGGACGCCAGGAGGTGGCTGGCATGGATATGA
- a CDS encoding NADH-quinone oxidoreductase subunit C, which translates to MDMNEKPKVEEKVEEQKPQEVPEVEAPKLPDTKEGKLVAELLEKAPYAEGNVRRERRVEFKVPADRIKEFLELASEKFEMLIQISVVDWLKEGEFELVYQLWSVSESVHAFVRTRIPRENAKMPTVMDIWPVAETYEREAHEFFGIVFEGNPRLGPFILEPREHEKHPLRKDFNMIGYVKTIYGEDFDRYDESKTNYVI; encoded by the coding sequence ATGGATATGAACGAGAAGCCCAAGGTTGAGGAGAAGGTTGAGGAGCAGAAGCCCCAGGAGGTTCCGGAAGTGGAGGCTCCAAAGCTCCCTGACACTAAGGAGGGGAAGCTGGTCGCGGAGCTGCTTGAAAAGGCACCGTACGCCGAGGGCAACGTCAGACGCGAGAGGCGCGTTGAGTTCAAAGTCCCTGCGGACAGGATAAAGGAGTTCCTTGAGCTCGCGAGTGAGAAGTTCGAGATGCTCATCCAGATAAGCGTCGTCGACTGGCTCAAGGAGGGCGAGTTCGAGCTCGTCTACCAGCTCTGGAGCGTCAGCGAAAGCGTCCACGCCTTCGTGAGGACGAGGATACCCAGGGAGAACGCAAAGATGCCGACCGTCATGGACATCTGGCCGGTCGCCGAGACCTACGAGAGGGAGGCGCACGAGTTCTTCGGCATAGTATTCGAGGGCAACCCGAGGCTTGGGCCGTTCATCCTCGAGCCGAGGGAGCACGAGAAGCACCCGCTCAGGAAGGACTTCAACATGATAGGCTACGTCAAGACGATATACGGAGAGGATTTCGACAGATACGACGAGAGCAAGACCAATTACGTGATATGA
- a CDS encoding NADH-quinone oxidoreductase subunit D translates to MSNLEVPKELKTEAKAHDMYLHPIDKDTYELFFGPQHMATENFSIILKMDGNRIERAIVNPGFLHRGFEKLAEQRPYFTNIALLLRICVPESDVPENIYSMAVDEIVGWEVPERAQWIRTVVLEMARMSAWMFWIMGFGNEIGLYTAGQWAAAYRERFMRLFEELTGGRVYHIYTVPGGVRRDIPGDRWLRQLRDTVEYIKGKMKDFDEILFDNYITFERTEGVGVMDKRFALKHAVTGPNLRAVGVPYDVRKDDPYLLYPELEFEVPVLKEGDSLARVLVRRYEMEQDLYILEQLLDMGPPSGPYMVKDARLKALPRFKPPRGDAYAHVESTKGDFGAYVVSDGTHKPYRVHVRGPSQSHGVTVLEELLKGARLADVPVILKTLDNCPPDIDR, encoded by the coding sequence ATGAGCAATTTGGAAGTTCCGAAGGAACTTAAAACCGAGGCAAAGGCGCACGATATGTACCTCCACCCCATAGACAAGGATACCTACGAGCTGTTCTTCGGTCCGCAGCACATGGCCACCGAGAACTTCAGCATAATCCTCAAGATGGACGGCAACAGGATAGAGAGGGCCATAGTCAACCCCGGATTCCTCCACCGCGGTTTCGAGAAGCTCGCCGAGCAGAGGCCGTACTTCACCAACATAGCCCTGCTCCTCCGTATATGTGTCCCCGAGAGCGACGTGCCCGAGAATATATACTCCATGGCCGTTGATGAGATAGTCGGCTGGGAGGTTCCCGAGAGGGCCCAGTGGATAAGGACGGTAGTCCTTGAGATGGCCAGGATGAGCGCGTGGATGTTCTGGATAATGGGCTTTGGAAACGAGATAGGTCTCTATACAGCCGGCCAGTGGGCTGCCGCCTACCGTGAGAGGTTCATGCGCCTCTTCGAGGAGCTCACGGGAGGCAGGGTCTACCACATCTACACCGTGCCCGGTGGAGTAAGGAGGGACATACCCGGCGACAGGTGGCTCCGCCAGCTCAGGGACACGGTCGAGTACATCAAAGGCAAGATGAAGGACTTCGATGAGATACTCTTCGACAACTACATCACCTTTGAGAGGACTGAGGGAGTAGGAGTTATGGACAAGAGGTTCGCGCTGAAGCACGCCGTCACCGGTCCGAACCTCAGGGCCGTCGGCGTCCCCTACGACGTCAGGAAGGACGACCCGTATCTGCTCTATCCGGAGCTCGAGTTCGAGGTCCCGGTGCTCAAGGAGGGCGACAGCCTGGCCAGGGTCCTCGTGAGGAGGTACGAGATGGAGCAGGACCTCTACATCCTTGAACAGCTCCTCGACATGGGACCGCCGAGCGGACCGTACATGGTGAAGGACGCCAGGCTCAAGGCCCTGCCGAGGTTCAAGCCGCCGAGGGGAGACGCCTACGCCCACGTCGAGAGCACGAAGGGAGACTTTGGAGCATACGTCGTCAGCGACGGAACCCACAAGCCCTACCGCGTCCACGTCAGGGGACCGAGCCAGAGCCACGGAGTCACTGTGCTTGAGGAACTGCTCAAGGGAGCCCGCCTTGCGGACGTTCCGGTCATCCTGAAGACCCTCGACAACTGCCCGCCCGACATAGACAGGTGA
- the nuoI gene encoding NADH-quinone oxidoreductase subunit NuoI has product MESVEKPKVRVVGEEKVKLKKSFVKPWMGIKYLFKKPVTIKIPFETIEPAPKYRGFHTLNWKTCVGCNFCGQICPARAIEMTWMEVDGKMEKRPHPKVDYGRCTFCQFCVDVCPTGALDFTENYYLTTGGLEEDLELYDWVPIHPDKVREINEKFNDYRFPVERIEKREDGTYVYHLRDGDTVEFKILGYGLRPPKKPTPAKALEKKEAAKPAEKKEAKPAEKAAEKKGTE; this is encoded by the coding sequence ATGGAGAGCGTTGAGAAGCCAAAGGTTAGGGTCGTCGGCGAGGAGAAGGTCAAGCTCAAGAAGTCATTCGTCAAGCCGTGGATGGGCATCAAGTACCTCTTCAAGAAGCCGGTGACGATTAAGATACCCTTCGAGACGATAGAGCCTGCACCGAAGTACAGGGGATTCCACACGCTGAACTGGAAGACCTGCGTCGGCTGTAACTTCTGCGGCCAGATATGCCCGGCAAGGGCAATAGAGATGACGTGGATGGAAGTAGATGGCAAGATGGAGAAGAGGCCGCACCCGAAGGTGGACTACGGCCGCTGTACGTTCTGCCAGTTCTGTGTGGACGTCTGCCCGACAGGGGCGCTCGACTTCACCGAGAACTACTACCTCACCACCGGCGGACTTGAGGAGGACCTTGAGCTCTATGACTGGGTGCCGATACACCCTGACAAGGTCAGGGAAATAAACGAGAAGTTCAACGATTACCGCTTCCCGGTCGAGAGGATCGAGAAGAGGGAGGACGGCACCTACGTGTACCACCTGAGGGACGGTGACACGGTGGAGTTCAAGATACTCGGCTACGGTCTGAGGCCGCCCAAGAAGCCGACGCCGGCCAAAGCTCTGGAGAAGAAAGAGGCTGCCAAACCGGCCGAAAAGAAGGAAGCTAAGCCTGCCGAGAAGGCTGCGGAGAAGAAGGGAACCGAGTGA
- a CDS encoding DUF996 domain-containing protein encodes MAVSLKNEKNYGLIGSVLVLAGGFLGIIPYIGTFMGAISLVGQVLILLALKGIGDKLGDDRPFRYYLYSVIAGIAGLILAVVLVIIGALSIPSFVENGDSVSLVGISLLGTGLLVLLAAAIVGIYFTIRAWRATYELTGVEEFDKTATWLMWGAVLAIVVIGLVLLLVAAVYQILAFANLPEELERSNESGTLVIS; translated from the coding sequence GTGGCTGTGAGCCTGAAAAATGAAAAGAACTACGGGTTGATAGGTTCGGTTCTTGTGCTCGCCGGGGGATTCCTCGGGATAATCCCGTACATCGGGACGTTCATGGGGGCCATCTCCCTCGTCGGGCAGGTGCTTATTCTGCTCGCCCTCAAAGGGATAGGTGACAAGCTGGGAGACGACAGGCCCTTTAGGTACTACCTTTACTCAGTCATCGCTGGAATAGCCGGACTGATACTGGCCGTGGTTCTCGTTATAATCGGTGCCCTGTCCATACCATCGTTCGTTGAGAATGGGGACTCCGTATCCCTGGTTGGCATCAGCCTTCTCGGCACGGGATTGCTGGTGCTCCTGGCCGCGGCAATAGTCGGCATATACTTCACCATCAGGGCCTGGCGCGCTACGTACGAACTCACCGGCGTCGAGGAGTTCGATAAGACCGCCACGTGGCTCATGTGGGGCGCGGTGCTGGCTATAGTCGTCATTGGCCTCGTCCTGCTCCTCGTCGCGGCGGTGTACCAGATACTGGCCTTCGCCAACCTTCCGGAGGAGCTGGAGCGTTCAAACGAATCCGGAACACTGGTTATTTCCTGA
- a CDS encoding DUF996 domain-containing protein, translating to MIVRVEREREMGMWGLLLALVSGFIPYIGAILSIVGFILVLMALHGIGDKFNDGRPFRNYLIGAVFNVVGLIVLVIFVLGAVGLTSLHESSTFHGEGVQMVTPGENAEFIENGDEASLGLILLGAFTMLIFIALGAYFKSRAWAVMYEITGVKEFNDASTWMKWGAVTLIVIVGAILLLIGRIMAIMAFSKMPKEIETGQAEGPVLVAY from the coding sequence ATGATAGTAAGGGTTGAACGTGAAAGGGAGATGGGAATGTGGGGGCTCCTCCTGGCCCTAGTCAGCGGCTTCATCCCGTACATTGGAGCGATACTCTCCATAGTGGGCTTCATCCTCGTTCTCATGGCCCTCCACGGCATAGGGGATAAGTTCAACGACGGCAGACCCTTCAGGAACTATCTCATCGGTGCGGTCTTCAACGTCGTGGGCCTGATAGTTCTCGTGATCTTCGTCCTCGGCGCCGTTGGCTTAACATCGCTCCACGAAAGCTCAACCTTCCACGGGGAGGGCGTTCAGATGGTCACCCCCGGAGAAAACGCAGAGTTCATAGAAAACGGGGATGAGGCCTCACTCGGGCTTATCCTGCTGGGGGCCTTTACGATGCTGATCTTCATCGCCCTTGGAGCCTACTTCAAGAGCCGCGCCTGGGCGGTGATGTACGAGATAACTGGGGTTAAGGAGTTCAATGACGCCTCGACTTGGATGAAGTGGGGTGCTGTAACTTTAATCGTCATCGTGGGCGCAATACTCCTCCTTATCGGCAGGATAATGGCCATCATGGCCTTCAGTAAGATGCCGAAGGAGATTGAAACGGGACAGGCAGAGGGCCCAGTTCTGGTCGCCTACTGA
- a CDS encoding uracil-xanthine permease family protein translates to METLETMKGPVLKVGIEDKVEPSKALVFGLQHVLAMFGATVTVPLVVGGAVGLSGSEIALMIQAVLLAMGIATLLQTTIGSRYPIVQGSSFAFIPGLIAIGSSLGMAAVQGALIVGGLIEAAIGWLGIIGKVRKLFTPLVTGVTITLIGFSLADVAVKNFFNFYADPSGGTIARATLVAVITFLTTVFVALRAKGSLKAMPVVVGAAVGYLVSVPLGLTDFGLVKSLPIVSVPRPFPWGEPIFDTTAIVLLLFAFMVSIIESVGDYHAIATVTGSEITGKHIARGIGSEGLACSIAGLLGACGTTSYSENIGVVALTKVGSRHVVQVGAVILILLSLVPKFGGVLASMPAPVLGGLTLALYGMISVTGLRLIKERVEFNDRNTLILAAALIAGLGAPQLPAEFLAVFPKIVASILESGMAVGALTAIVLDRIL, encoded by the coding sequence ATGGAAACCCTGGAAACCATGAAAGGACCGGTACTGAAGGTTGGAATCGAGGATAAGGTTGAACCTTCAAAGGCTTTGGTTTTTGGCCTTCAGCACGTTCTCGCGATGTTCGGTGCCACCGTCACTGTGCCTCTCGTCGTTGGAGGCGCCGTTGGTCTGAGCGGCTCCGAGATTGCCCTCATGATACAGGCTGTTCTGCTGGCGATGGGCATCGCAACGCTGCTCCAGACGACGATAGGCTCCCGCTACCCGATAGTGCAGGGCTCAAGCTTCGCCTTTATTCCAGGCCTCATAGCGATTGGCTCGAGCCTCGGAATGGCCGCGGTTCAGGGGGCACTAATCGTCGGCGGTTTGATAGAGGCCGCCATCGGATGGCTCGGGATAATCGGGAAGGTCAGGAAGCTCTTCACTCCACTGGTCACGGGCGTCACGATAACGCTGATAGGCTTCAGCCTGGCCGACGTCGCGGTTAAGAACTTTTTCAACTTCTACGCAGACCCCTCCGGGGGAACCATCGCCAGGGCAACCCTGGTCGCGGTCATAACTTTCCTCACGACGGTTTTCGTTGCCCTGCGGGCGAAGGGAAGTCTAAAGGCGATGCCGGTCGTTGTGGGGGCAGCCGTGGGCTACCTGGTGAGCGTTCCCCTCGGCCTCACGGACTTCGGGCTCGTAAAGAGTCTGCCCATCGTGAGCGTCCCAAGGCCCTTCCCGTGGGGCGAGCCGATATTCGACACCACGGCGATAGTCCTGCTCCTCTTCGCCTTCATGGTGAGCATAATCGAGAGTGTGGGCGACTATCACGCCATAGCCACCGTCACAGGTTCGGAGATAACCGGGAAGCACATAGCGCGCGGAATCGGCAGCGAAGGCCTGGCCTGTTCGATAGCTGGCCTCCTCGGCGCGTGTGGAACGACGAGCTACTCCGAGAACATAGGCGTCGTTGCTCTTACCAAGGTGGGCAGCAGGCACGTGGTTCAGGTGGGGGCGGTTATACTCATCCTCCTCTCACTGGTTCCGAAGTTCGGGGGAGTTCTCGCCTCAATGCCAGCCCCGGTTCTTGGCGGCCTGACCCTGGCACTGTACGGCATGATAAGCGTCACCGGCCTGAGGCTGATAAAGGAGCGGGTCGAGTTCAACGACAGGAACACGCTGATACTGGCCGCCGCACTGATAGCCGGCCTCGGCGCACCCCAGCTCCCGGCGGAGTTCCTGGCGGTCTTCCCGAAGATAGTCGCCAGCATCCTGGAGTCGGGAATGGCGGTCGGAGCGCTTACGGCAATAGTGCTCGACAGGATTCTCTGA
- a CDS encoding leucine/methionine racemase — MDYPTNKEEVLERYSRVFPRSARVTYAPIVGVRAENARVWDIEGREYIDFLSDAAVQNVGHNNPRVVQAIKEQADRLIHFTFIYGFPVEPLLLAEKLAEIAPIDSPKVSLGTSGSDANDGAIKLARAYTRRRTILSYLRSYYGATYGAMSITGLDFEVRSIVGELSGVHYIPYPNCYRCPFGKEPKTCKMECVSYLKEKFEGEVYAEGTAALFAEPIQGDAGMVVPPEGYFRRVERILDEHGILLAVDEVQSGLGRTGKWFAIEHFGVTPDVITIAKPLGGGLPISAIIGRSDVMDSLPPLGHTFTLSGNPVASRAALAVIEEIEEKNLLRRAERLGRYAKRRLEKMKEEHELIGDVRGLGLMLGVDLVKDRETKERAYEEARKVVWRAYELGLVLAFLQGNVLRIQPPLTIEEELLEEGLDRLERAIADVGEGRVPDEVLTKVQGW; from the coding sequence ATGGACTACCCCACGAACAAGGAGGAAGTTCTGGAGCGCTATTCAAGGGTTTTTCCGAGGTCAGCGCGCGTCACCTATGCACCCATAGTCGGCGTTCGTGCTGAAAACGCCCGCGTCTGGGACATCGAGGGCAGGGAGTACATAGACTTCCTGAGCGATGCCGCCGTTCAGAACGTCGGCCACAACAACCCCCGCGTTGTCCAGGCGATAAAGGAGCAGGCAGACAGACTGATCCACTTCACGTTTATCTACGGCTTCCCGGTTGAGCCGCTCCTCCTGGCCGAGAAGCTCGCCGAGATAGCACCGATTGATAGTCCGAAGGTCAGCCTTGGTACGAGCGGGAGCGACGCCAACGATGGGGCAATAAAGCTCGCGAGGGCCTACACGCGGAGGAGAACGATACTCAGCTACCTCAGGAGCTATTACGGGGCGACCTACGGGGCGATGAGCATAACCGGCCTCGACTTCGAGGTTCGCTCCATAGTCGGTGAGCTGAGCGGTGTCCACTACATCCCGTACCCCAACTGCTACCGCTGTCCCTTCGGGAAGGAGCCAAAGACCTGCAAAATGGAGTGCGTAAGCTATCTGAAGGAGAAGTTCGAGGGCGAAGTCTACGCCGAGGGAACCGCCGCCCTCTTCGCCGAGCCGATACAGGGCGATGCCGGAATGGTCGTTCCGCCGGAGGGCTACTTCAGGAGGGTGGAGAGGATCCTCGATGAGCATGGAATCCTCCTGGCGGTTGATGAAGTCCAGAGCGGGCTTGGAAGGACTGGGAAGTGGTTCGCGATAGAGCACTTCGGGGTCACGCCCGACGTCATAACGATAGCCAAACCCCTCGGAGGCGGGCTTCCGATAAGTGCAATAATAGGCCGCTCCGACGTCATGGACTCCCTCCCGCCGCTTGGACACACCTTCACCCTCAGCGGCAATCCCGTGGCGAGCAGGGCAGCCCTTGCCGTTATCGAGGAGATCGAGGAGAAAAACCTGCTGAGGAGGGCGGAAAGGCTCGGAAGGTACGCAAAGAGGAGACTCGAAAAGATGAAGGAAGAGCACGAACTCATCGGCGACGTCCGCGGCCTCGGCTTGATGCTCGGTGTTGACCTCGTGAAGGACAGGGAAACCAAGGAGAGGGCCTATGAGGAGGCTAGGAAGGTCGTCTGGCGGGCATATGAGCTCGGACTCGTGCTGGCGTTCCTGCAGGGCAACGTGCTGAGGATTCAGCCACCCCTCACGATAGAGGAGGAACTCCTCGAGGAGGGCCTCGACAGGCTGGAGCGGGCCATAGCGGATGTAGGGGAGGGGAGGGTTCCGGACGAGGTTCTGACGAAAGTTCAGGGCTGGTGA
- a CDS encoding Lrp/AsnC family transcriptional regulator: MRTSEHLDELDRMILHILQEDGRASYSEIARRLKVPESTVRLRVKKLIERGVIRKFSALINPFKAGYSIVAFIAVDVEPSRVKKAAEELSKLPEVDVLGIATGAHDILMQVTVRDLHELESFLIEKLGRIEGIKSTETSILTSVRKWGYARVF, encoded by the coding sequence ATGCGGACTAGTGAGCATCTTGACGAACTGGACAGGATGATACTCCACATCCTCCAGGAGGACGGGCGGGCCAGCTACTCCGAGATAGCGAGACGCCTCAAGGTGCCGGAATCGACGGTCAGGCTCAGGGTAAAGAAGCTCATCGAGAGGGGTGTTATAAGAAAGTTCTCCGCGCTCATAAATCCCTTCAAGGCGGGCTACTCGATAGTGGCTTTCATAGCGGTCGACGTTGAGCCGAGCAGGGTCAAGAAGGCCGCAGAGGAGCTGAGCAAACTGCCGGAAGTGGATGTTCTCGGAATCGCCACTGGAGCGCACGACATACTCATGCAGGTGACTGTGAGGGATTTACACGAGCTTGAGAGCTTCCTCATAGAAAAGCTGGGGAGAATAGAGGGAATAAAAAGCACGGAAACGTCAATCCTCACGAGCGTCAGGAAGTGGGGCTACGCGAGGGTGTTTTAG